The DNA segment CCTGGACCAGGGTGGCGCCGGCCAGGATGCGCTGCCAGGCGTCCTCCGCGGTCTCGACGCCGCCGACGCCCACCAGGGTGATGCGGTCGCCCGCGCGCGCGTACAGGCGGCGCAGGACTTCCAGCGAGCGTCCCTTGAGCGGGGCGCCGGACAGCCCGCCGGTCTCCTTGACCACCGAGGGCGCGGAGCGCAGGCCGAGGCCCTCGCGGGCGATGGTGGTGTTGGTGGCGATGATGCCGTCCAGGCCGAGTTCCACGGCGAGGTCGGCGACGGCGTCGACGTCCTCGTCCGCGAGGTCGGGGGCGATCTTCACCAGGAGCGGCACGCGGCGGTCGCCGGTGGCGCGGTCGGCGGCCTCGCGCACGGCGCCGAGCAGCGGGCGCAGCGCCTCGGTGGCCTGGAGGTCGCGCAGCCCGGGGGTGTTCGGGGAGGAGACGTTCACCACGAGGTAGTCGGCGTGCGGGGCGAGCCGCTCGGCGGACTTCACGTAGTCCGCGACGGCGTCCGCCTCGGCGACGGCCTTGGTCTTGCCGATGTTGACGCCGACGACCGTACGGAACACCGGGCGCCGGGAGGCGAGGCGGGCGGCGACGGCGAGGGAGCCCTCGTTGTTGAAGCCCATGCGGTTGATCAGGGCGCGGTCGGCGACCAGCCGGAACAGCCGCTTCTTCGGGTTGCCGGGCTGGGCCTCGCCGGTGACGGTGCCGATCTCGACATGGTCGAAGCCGAGCATGGAGAGCCCGTCGATGCCGACGGCGTTCTTGTCGAAGCCGGCGGCGAGCCCGAAGGGGCCGTGCATGCGCAGGCCGAGGGCCTCGGTGCGCAGTTCCGGGTGCCGGGGGGCGAGCGCGGCGGCGGCGAAGGTGCGCAGGACCGGAATGCGCGCGAGCAGGCGGATCCAGCGGAAGGCCAGGTGGTGGGCCTGTTCCGGGTCCATCCGTGTGAAGACGAGGTCGAAGAAGAACTTGTACATGGCTGTCCTCATGAAGAGGGGGACACCGTTTCCGGTGTCCCCCTCGGGTGGCTAGTCGCGGGCGGCGTTCAGGTGTTCCGCGTGTTCCTGGAGCGACCGGACGCCCACGTCCCCGCGGCCGAGGGCGTCGATGCCCTGGACGGCGGCGGCGAGCGCCTGGACGGTGGTCAGGCAGGGCACCGAGCGGGCCACGGCCGCCGTACGGATGTCGTAGCCGTCGAGGCGGCCGCCGGTGCCGTACGGCGTGTTGACGATGAGGTCGACCTCGCCGTCGTGGATGAGCTGGACGATGGTCCGCTCGCCGTTCGGGCCGGTGCCCTCGGACTGCTTGCGCACCACGGTGGCGTTGATGCCGTTGCGCTTGAGGACCTCGGCGGTGCCGGAGGTGGCCAGCAGCTCGAAGCCGTGGGCGACCAGCTCGCGGGCCGGGAAGATCATCGAGCGCTTGTCGCGGTTGGCGACCGAGATGAACGCGCGGCCCTTGGTGGGCAGCGGGCCGTACGCGCCCGCCTGCGACTTGGCGTACGCCGTGCCGAAGACGGAGTCGATGCCCATGACCTCGCCGGTGGAGCGCATCTCCGGACCGAGCACGGTGTCCACGCCGCGGCCCTGGATGTCCCGGAAGCGGGACCAGGGCATCACGGCCTCCTTGACGGAGATCGGCGCGTCCAGCGGGAGTTCGCCCCCGTCGCCGGTGGCGGGCAGCAGGCCCTCGGCGCGCAGCTCGGCGATGGTCGTGCCCAGCGAGATGCGGGCGGCGGCCTTGGCGAGCGGGACGGCGGTCGCCTTGGAGGTGAAGGGGACCGTGCGGGAGGCGCGCGGGTTGGCCTCCAGGACGTAGAGGATGTCGCCCGACATGGCGAACTGGATGTTGATCAGTCCGCGGACGCCGACGCCCTTGGCGATGGCCTCGGTGGAGGCGCGCAGCCGCTTGATGTCGAAGCCGCCGAGGGTGATCGGGGGCAGGGCGCACGCCGAGTCGCCGGAGTGGATGCCGGCCTCCTCGATGTGCTCCATGACGCCGCCGAGGTACAGCTCCTCGCCGTCGTAGAGGGCGTCGACGTCGATCTCGATGGCGTCGTCCAGGAAGCGGTCCACCAGGACCGGCCGGGACGGGCTGATCTCGGTGGACTCCTCGATGTACGCGGAGAGGCGCTCCTCCTCGTACACGATCTCCATGCCGCGTCCGCCGAGGACGTAGGAGGGGCGGACGAGGACCGGGTAGCCGATCTCGTCCGCGATGGCCTTGGCCTCGGCGAAGGTGGTGGCGGTGCCGTGCTTGGGCGCGGGCAGGCCGGCCTCGGCGAGCACGCGGCCGAAGGCGCCCCGGTCCTCGGCGGCGTGGATGGCCTCGGGCGGGGTGCCGACGACCGGCACGCCGTTGTCCTTGAGCGCCTGCGCGAGGCCCAGCGGGGTCTGGCCGCCGAGCTGCACGACCACACCGGCGATCGGGCCGGCGAGGGACTCCGCGTGCACGATCTCCAGCACGTCCTCCAGGGTGAGCGGCTCGAAGTAGAGCCGGTCGGAGGTGTCGTAGTCGGTGGAGACGGTCTCCGGGTTGCAGTTGACCATCACGGTCTCGTACCCGGCGTCGGAGAGCGCGAAGGAGGCGTGGACGCAGGAGTAGTCGAACTCGATGCCCTGGCCGATGCGGTTGGGTCCGGAGCCCAGGATGATGACGGCGGGCTTCTCGCGCGGCGCGACCTCGCTCTCCTCGTCGTAGGAGGAGTAGAAGTACGGCGTCTGCGCGGCGAACTCGGCGGCGCAGGTGTCGACCGTCTTGTAGACCGGGCGGATGCCGAGCACGTGCCGGACCTCGCGGACGACGTCCTCGCGCAGGCCCCGGATCTCGCCGATCTGGAGGTCGGAGAAGCCGTGCCGCTTGGCCTCGGCGAGCAGTTCGGCGGTCAGCTCGGGGGCCTCGGCCAGCTCGTCGGCGGTCTCCTTGATCAGGAAGAGCTGGT comes from the Streptomyces seoulensis genome and includes:
- the carB gene encoding carbamoyl-phosphate synthase large subunit is translated as MPKRSDIQSVLVIGSGPIVIGQAAEFDYSGTQACRVLKAEGLRVILVNSNPATIMTDPEIADATYVEPITPEFVEKIIAKERPDALLPTLGGQTALNTAISLHDSGVLEKYGVELIGARPEAIHKGEDRDLFKGVVEEVRKKTGHGESARSVICHTMDDVLAGVDTLGGYPVVVRPSFTMGGAGSGFARDEKELRRIAGQGLTLSPTTEVLLEESILGWKEYELELMRDKNDNVVVVCSIENFDPMGVHTGDSITVAPSMTLTDREYQLLRDVGIAIIREVGVDTGGCNIQFAVNPEDGRVIVIEMNPRVSRSSALASKATGFPIAKIAAKLAVGYTLDEIPNDITKETPASFEPTLDYVVVKAPRFAFEKFPQADSTLTTTMKSVGEAMAIGRNFTEAFQKALRSLEKKGSQFTFVGEPGDKTALLEEAVRPTDGRINTVMQAIRAGATPEEIFEYTKIDPWFVDQLFLIKETADELAEAPELTAELLAEAKRHGFSDLQIGEIRGLREDVVREVRHVLGIRPVYKTVDTCAAEFAAQTPYFYSSYDEESEVAPREKPAVIILGSGPNRIGQGIEFDYSCVHASFALSDAGYETVMVNCNPETVSTDYDTSDRLYFEPLTLEDVLEIVHAESLAGPIAGVVVQLGGQTPLGLAQALKDNGVPVVGTPPEAIHAAEDRGAFGRVLAEAGLPAPKHGTATTFAEAKAIADEIGYPVLVRPSYVLGGRGMEIVYEEERLSAYIEESTEISPSRPVLVDRFLDDAIEIDVDALYDGEELYLGGVMEHIEEAGIHSGDSACALPPITLGGFDIKRLRASTEAIAKGVGVRGLINIQFAMSGDILYVLEANPRASRTVPFTSKATAVPLAKAAARISLGTTIAELRAEGLLPATGDGGELPLDAPISVKEAVMPWSRFRDIQGRGVDTVLGPEMRSTGEVMGIDSVFGTAYAKSQAGAYGPLPTKGRAFISVANRDKRSMIFPARELVAHGFELLATSGTAEVLKRNGINATVVRKQSEGTGPNGERTIVQLIHDGEVDLIVNTPYGTGGRLDGYDIRTAAVARSVPCLTTVQALAAAVQGIDALGRGDVGVRSLQEHAEHLNAARD
- a CDS encoding quinone-dependent dihydroorotate dehydrogenase, translating into MYKFFFDLVFTRMDPEQAHHLAFRWIRLLARIPVLRTFAAAALAPRHPELRTEALGLRMHGPFGLAAGFDKNAVGIDGLSMLGFDHVEIGTVTGEAQPGNPKKRLFRLVADRALINRMGFNNEGSLAVAARLASRRPVFRTVVGVNIGKTKAVAEADAVADYVKSAERLAPHADYLVVNVSSPNTPGLRDLQATEALRPLLGAVREAADRATGDRRVPLLVKIAPDLADEDVDAVADLAVELGLDGIIATNTTIAREGLGLRSAPSVVKETGGLSGAPLKGRSLEVLRRLYARAGDRITLVGVGGVETAEDAWQRILAGATLVQGYSAFVYEGPFWTRAVHKGLAARLKASPYATLADAVGADVRNPA